A single window of Plasmodium reichenowi strain SY57 chromosome 14, whole genome shotgun sequence DNA harbors:
- a CDS encoding ABC transporter, putative, which produces MNQIVINNLNYNYYNGIQRTRIKALQNVNLCFERGMRILVCGKNGAGKSTLLSIIAGKKLIKENEVLIFNKQAFHDTDLSNKIGYVGEWWSEEYAMNISIKDFCFNYGYTKRYNNLLKLFELDENKIISSLSKGERKKVQIMVNIIMRKDIYIFDEATESLDLVSRKLLLEFLKKECIKYNSIVIYSTHIFDHMDKWSTHVLYLSEGIVTFFSNIYNITNLENYSSLAEYICDHMVEEIKKKEKIDKLDDLLLIDSD; this is translated from the exons atgaaccAAATAgtaattaataatttaaattataattactATAATGGAATACAAAGAACACGTATTAAGGCTTTACAAAATGTCAACTTATGTTTTGAAAGGGGTATGAGGATATTGGTTTGTGGAAAAAATGGTGCAGGAAAAAGTACATTATTGAGTATCATAGCAGGAAAAAAA tTGATTAAGGAAAACGAAGTActaatatttaataaacaGGCTTTTCACGACACGGACTTATCTAATAAAATAGGTTATGTTGGAGAATGGTGGAGTGAAG AGTATGCCATGAACATAAGCATAAAAGATTTCTGCTTCAATTATGGATATACTAAAAGATacaataatttattaaaattattcgAACTAGAcgaaaataaaattatatcaAGTCTTTCCAAAGGTGAAAGAAAAAAGGTTCAAATCATGgttaatataattatgagaaaagatatttatatatttgatgaGGCTACTGAATCTCTCGATTTGGTATCAAGGAAATTATTACTAga atttttaaagaaagaatgcataaaatataatagcATTGTTATATACTCAACGCATATTTTTGATCATATGGATAAATGGTCTACTCACGTTCTCTATCTTTCTGAAGGAATAGTTACCTTTTTTTCCaacatttataatattacaaa TCTTGAGAATTATTCTTCCTTGGCGGAATACATTTGTGACCACATGGTGGAggaaattaaaaaaaaggaaaagatCGATAAATTGGACG ATCTCCTCTTAATCGATTCAgattaa
- a CDS encoding protein kinase, putative: MENPFVLKYKDDQLLEHILINFIYKKKGCLKNIFINNGNEKDLFFEPNIFHYIYSYLFKTSKIKKRRIKKNDSYLLSNKRTKKLLYLDCSKNNYQRKRNIHIGKVKRRGIYNNIPSSFYKLFRNKKKMKYIQSLYVIIKKLFLIIMNKKGNFNPTIRYLFLLKNLMNIFYKYFSIYIIRCVYIKYNNNNNNNNNNNNDIIIKSYNSYRKKCSIKNFLFLYFKNMKSPIKLTDEYIFMKNYLLFIFIINEMFYIYIWLLYVCLHKYTYDTKKIYLLLKIIGDDNYGSFIFSYKQICTCKRKNTRDISFFLFLLRKNYMKERKKLKYKNYKRIICFAWIYKIIKNIHFFVSLYKVICYEEEYTVSLTMYRKYILLLFILKIFKIIKIYSFQSTHPFFFTTVKRKDILNNKNYNYYYNNKSMIKRKYYLKVLHIFHIIYEQFIFLLSKKKLYLYFELFFILNSKRYNKKEENKSYRFSRTIIYNIINNNNYYNYTNVNIVNRTYDKNNLKNKQKKYTILLLYLYYKIYEHFLELYKKDNEWYPKKEKDNYYIMKCMKCIKCIKCMKCIKCMKCIKCMKYKKNMFLLSQKNSFFVHLINKYFVLFILLYSMNRKTNITLHFIKTYIQILFLISQRKNLFVQFYFYKINLLTYFLYCINQIIISKQNNYPNYCIELKKQTKQNYNILGLYEKEKNNSHITYDKKSTTLGIPSLKLKRIQDMLQKKSNVKENNHKVYYYKNKKKKFFFLKTIFKCTHCIFSFKRNIIYPTLFSTKMVVDYLNKNVREKKKKKKKKKYYTHYILNTRKKKMKTPLCMNHSNLHMNEEKIVSSFFSTQINDDVIFEWIIYLIFSLITSYNKKDVNFLYFNENYYDDNYHNNILYSKLEKKLFTSQKLKIIIYKHIKTLHDNFSFFKDFKKVEDVNIMNIVQAFIFMNKKIKNKIKNRIKNIINNKSNVHLHILYNLSIIIYNKSKFCKHFIIQKKVGQGAYGKIYLCHYPSNIKTKQNTCVVKFIDIPENMNQNYIFRNIYNEIKALVILNKVYNNIKNNKIGNYGLILNDDDKKCDFSYYILMHYYISSLKELINKQHDNYMKQLKRVQLKNVVNGFVSFENINDIKKKVYSLYIIKKKKKKKKKYIYIYLSNNKPYIFNKSYFYHINMCKHKYRILYYLLLKKISNIKCIKYTYVLFILHLFIQIMDKLKNIHKKGIAHFDLNTNNIMINYNKKFLLDSFISTNTDYIYHHKDQMIRNKPILTINNINKQHMNHIYNEPIKKCKHDNQHLYVPSINIYDFGECKFFFNNTDFIFLRKNRGNEISSAPELLINTHKNINKYKSNPYHNKRIKIKNKINNIIQNNINHIKKCKIFIKCKEKQKRKLLFYVFYKQKKKKSTYPFNYVQHLIFKMKTKLKNLYILKKKKKKIFSTDIWLLGLLLYEMITKKQVFNLSNFLYIKLYKRKDLLNNIINNNIDQHFKYIKDLLYNTINFNIKNRKSLNDLRRQTYALYNLYMNILRKHQTVLQILNQVE, from the coding sequence ATGGAAAACCCTTTTGTTTTGAAATATAAGGATGACCAACTATTAGAACATATATTGatcaattttatatataaaaagaaggGTTGtctaaaaaatatttttattaacaatGGAAATGAGAAggatttattttttgaaccaaatatatttcattatatatatagttatttatttaaaacgtccaaaataaaaaaaagaagaattaaaaaaaatgattcATATTTGTTGAGtaataaaagaacaaaaaaattattatatttagaTTGTTCCAAAAATAATTACCAAAGGAAGAGAAACATTCATATTGGAAAAGTAAAAAGAAgaggaatatataataacatcCCTTCAagtttttataaattatttagaaataagaaaaaaatgaaatacATTCAGTctttatatgtaataattaaaaaactGTTTTTAATcattatgaataaaaaaggaaatttTAATCCTACCATAAGatatctttttttgttaaaaaatttgatgaatatattttataaatatttttcaatatatataataagatgtgtttacataaaatataacaataataataataataataataataataataatgatattattattaaaagttATAATAGTTATAGAAAGAAATGCtcaataaaaaattttttgtttttatattttaagaaTATGAAGAGTCCTATTAAATTGACagatgaatatatttttatgaaaaattatttattatttatatttattataaatgaaatgttttatatatatatttggttattatatgtatgtttacataaatatacatatgataccaaaaaaatatatctcctcttaaaaattataggtgatgataattatggttctttcatattttcttataaacaaatatgtacttgtaaaagaaaaaacacaagagatatttcattttttttatttttattaagaaaaaattatatgaaggagagaaaaaaattaaaatataaaaattataaacgtattatttgttttgcttggatttacaaaataatcaaaaatatacacTTTTTCGTTAGTTTATATAAGGTTATATGTTATGAAGAAGAGTATACTGTTTCTCTTACAATGTATcggaaatatatattgctactttttattttaaagatttttaaaataatcaaaatttATAGTTTCCAAAGTACtcatccttttttttttacaacaGTCAAAAGGAAAGATATcttaaataataagaattataattattattataataataagagtatgataaaaaggaaatattatttaaaggtattacatatttttcatataatatatgaacaatttatatttcttctttcaaaaaaaaaattatatctatattttgagttgttttttattcttaataGTAAAcgttataataaaaaggaagaaaataaatctTATAGATTTTCTCGtactattatatataatataataaataataataattattataattatacaaatgTTAATATTGTGAATAGAacatatgataaaaataatttgaaGAATAAACAAAAGAAGTATACCATActtttgttatatttatattataaaatatacgAGCATTTCCTTgaattatacaaaaaagaTAATGAATGGTATCCaaaaaaagagaaagacaattattatattatgaaatgtatgaaatgtataaaatgtataaaatgTATGAAATGTATAAAATGTATGAAATGCATAAAATgtatgaaatataaaaaaaatatgttcttattatctcaaaaaaattcattttttgtacatttgattaataaatattttgtcttatttatattattatattcgATGAATCGAAAAACTAATATTACACtacattttataaagacttatatacaaatcctttttttaatatccCAAAGGAAGAATTTATTTGTACAattctatttttataaaataaatttgttaacatattttttatattgcATTAATCAAATTATCATATCCAAACAAAATAACTACCCTAATTATTGTATTGAACTAAAAAAACAGACAAAGCAAAATTATAACATTCTAGGGTTgtatgaaaaagaaaaaaataattcacatattacatatgataaaaaaagtacAACTTTAGGAATACCTTCTTTGAAGTTAAAAAGGATTCAAGATATgttacaaaaaaaaagtaatgtaaaagaaaataatcataaagtatattattataaaaataaaaaaaaaaagtttttttttttaaaaacgATTTTTAAATGTACACATTGTATTTTCTCTTTTAAGAGGAATATCATATATCCAACTTTATTTTCTACCAAAATGGTTGTCGATTatttaaacaaaaatgtaagagaaaaaaaaaaaaaaaaaaaaaaaaaaaaatattatactcattatattttaaatacaagaaaaaaaaaaatgaaaactCCCTTGTGTATGAACCATTCCAACCTTCATAtgaatgaagaaaaaatcgtttcatcttttttttctacacaaataaatgatgatgttatatttgaatggattatatatcttatattttctttaataacatcttataataaaaaggacGTCAATTTTCTGTATTTCaatgaaaattattatgatgataattatcataataacatattatatagtAAGTTagagaaaaaattatttacatcacaaaaattaaaaataattatatataaacatattaaaacATTGCACGATAATTTCTCGTTTTTCAAAGATTTCAAAAAGGTAGAAGATGTAAACATTATGAACATTGTACAAgcttttatttttatgaataaaaaaataaaaaataagataaAAAACAGAATTAagaacataataaataataaaagtaatgtacatttacatatattatataatttatccataattatttacaaCAAATCAAAATTCTGcaaacattttattattcaaaaaaaagtaGGACAAGGGGCCTACGggaaaatatatctatGTCATTATCCTTcgaatataaaaacaaaacagAATACCTGTGTTGTAAAATTTATAGATATTCCAGAAAATATGAACcagaattatatattcagaaatatatataatgaaataaagGCACTAgtaattttaaataaagtatataataatataaaaaataataagataGGTAATTATGGActtatattaaatgatgatgataagAAATGTGATTTCTCatattacatattaatgcattattatatatctagcttaaaagaattaataaataaacaacatgataattatatgaaacaattaaaaagggtacaattaaaaaatgtagtTAATGGATTTGTATCTTTcgaaaatataaatgatataaaaaaaaaagtatattctttatatataatcaaaaaaaaaaaaaaaaaaaaaaaaaaatatatatatatatatttatctaataataaaccttatatatttaataaatcatatttCTATCATATAAACATGTGTAAACACAAATATAGAATCctatattatcttttattaaaaaaaatatccaatataaaatgtataaaatatacatatgttttatttattctacacctttttattcaaataatggacaaattgaaaaatatacataaaaaaggaattGCTCATTTTGACCTTAAcacaaataatattatgataaattataataagaaatttttattagattcttttatttctaCTAATAcagattatatatatcatcataaaGATCAAATGATCAGGAATAAACCTATTCTTACcataaacaatataaacAAGCAACATATgaatcatatatataatgaaccaataaaaaaatgtaaacaTGATAATCAACATTTATACGTACCTTCGATTAATATATACGATTTTGGAGaatgtaaatttttttttaacaatactgattttatctttttaagaaaaaatagaGGAAATGAAATTTCTTCTGCACCTGAACTTTTGATTAATActcataaaaatataaataaatataaatctaATCCATACCATAACAAAAGAATAAAGattaagaataaaataaataatataattcaaaataacataaatcatattaagaaatgtaaaatatttattaaatgtaaggaaaaacaaaaaaggAAATTACTCTTTTATGTCTTTtacaaacaaaaaaaaaaaaaatctaCATATCCATTTAATTATGTACAACATTTAATCTTTAAGATgaaaacaaaattaaaaaatttatatattttaaaaaaaaaaaaaaaaaaaatctttTCGACTGATATATGGTTACTTggattattattatatgaaatgataacaaaaaaacaaGTATTCAATCTATCtaactttttatatataaaattatataaaagaaaagatttacttaacaatattataaataataatatagatcAACATTTTAAGTATATAAAagatttattatataatacaatcaattttaatataaaaaacagAAAATCCTTAAACGATTTAAGAAGACAAACATATGCCTTGTATAATTTATacatgaatatattaaggAAGCACCAAACTGTATTGCAAATCTTAAATCAAgttgaataa